TTTTCCTCATTATTTCATGATAGAGATAATATCTTTTTGGCAATTTCAAAGAAGAGTCTTATAGTTATCCTTATTTTGCATGCAGATTCTTCCTTTGATACAGAAGCACAAGATAGTGCATTTGAATAAAACTGATGCCCGGCTTGCTAATAATGGCCTGCCTTTAGAGATTCAGAAATTGCGTTGTCGAGTAAATTATGCTGCTCTGAGATTTACCTCTCAAATTGAAGAGCTAGGTAGACGAGTGATTAGAATGCTGCGACAGAATGGTCCGTTTCTGGTACTACATTTACGATATGAAATGGACATGTTAGCTTTCTCAGGCTGTACTCAGGGTTGTACTGAAGAAGAGGCAGATGAGTTGACAAGAATGAGGTATTTTCTCTTTCGTTTGATTTTCATTATTCATCTTTGCccattttttgataatatttaaatttttaagttttttaCTATCTGAATTCGAAAGCATCAAATCATTTATGCATGAGTAACTTGTGCTTTGATTTACAGATATGCGTATCCTTGGTGGAAAGAGAAAGTTATCAACTCTGACCTGAAAAGGAAAGATGGTCTCTGTCCTTTGACACCAGAGGAGACCGCTCTTGTTTTGAGGGCGTTGGATTTTGATCAGAGCATCCCCATATACATTGCAGCAGGAGAAATATATGGTGGAAAAAGGAGAATGGCTGCCCTTACGGCAGCCTATCCAAATGTGGTCAGTACCTGCACCAGTTTTTACCTTTAATAGTTAATTAAGTGCAATATCTGTCATTCTTTGCATATATTTATATTGTCTAAACATTGGGAAATAGGTGAGAAAGGAAACGCTGTTGGAACCTTCGGATCTTAGGTTTTTCCAGAACCACTCATCACAGATGGCAGCATTAGATTACTTGGTTTCTTTAGAGAGTGATGTCTTTGTTCCTACTTATGATGGTAACATGGCCAAGGTTGTCGAAGGTCATCGCAGGTATTGTTTTCCATATCCTTATGTATGTCTGCATTATTACATCCTAGTAACATCACGATAAGCTTTGCATGGCTGGTGTTAGCTTTGACTCGTTCCAAGTCTATGTTGTCCAACTTACATTGATAATGAATAATTATCTCACAAATTGAATTTCTAACCGGAAACTTCATGTCATTACTAGTTTTCTTCAatttgtatttaaaaaaaaaaaaagcttttgctTAGCTGCTTAATGACCCCTATCCTTTTGTATCTACTAGAAGTTGAGAGCGTTGTATCCTCGTGTAAGTATGTTTTTGTTCACATTGGATGCTTTTGTGCCTGCAGTTTTAATTGACTGATCAAAGAAACTTtccttcaaaaagaaaaaaagactaaTCAAAGAAACTTAGATAATTATAGTAAACAGGAGCATGTTCTAGCatgtatctttttcttcttgaaaccGAAGACATATCTATCTTACAGGATTTCTTTCATGGTATGATGTTTCAGATTCTTGGGCTTCAGGAAGACAATCCTATTGGATCGCAAGCTCCTAGTTGAGCTGATAGACCTGTACAGTAACGGTTCTTTGGGTTGGGATGAGTTCTCCTCGTCAGTTAAGGCTACCCATGTTAACCGGATGGGAAAGCCTGCAAGGAGGGTTGTGATTCCCAATAGACCCAAGGAAGAGGACTACTTCTTCGCCAATCCCCAAGAGTGCCTGCGTCAGCCTGATGAGCGATGGAGTTTGTGAATTGTTGTCATGATACTAGCCCTACGTTGCTATTCTTTCTCACAAATGCAGTAAATTTTCATCCCTTCCAAAAGAGGTCCCCATTGGATCCAACCGATTGAAGTGGAGAAGGATTTGTTTCAGAGGAGGGGGTTAGAGGAGGTCGGCATGCGTTGGAGTTGCTTTTCTGATGCAGCTGCTAAATACACAGTTATAAGATGAAATAGCTTTATTTATATTTGTCAAATAA
The DNA window shown above is from Elaeis guineensis isolate ETL-2024a chromosome 8, EG11, whole genome shotgun sequence and carries:
- the LOC105049971 gene encoding rhamnogalacturonan I rhamnosyltransferase 1, translating into MGGKALWLPRMCRLEKSMGSEYAGERQVGLKAGGGEVKVDKLRGSTVSRSRMKLWMIRVTTTVLLWTCVVQLMALGEMWGPRVLKGWPSCFTPSYSPVSVKPSSVVEKIALPPKRIYKNNGYLMVSCNGGLNQMRAAICDMVAIARYLNVTLIVPELDKTSFWADPSEFQDIFDVDHFITSLRDEVRILKELPPRLKKRAELGMVYSMPPVSWSDISYYQKQILPLIQKHKIVHLNKTDARLANNGLPLEIQKLRCRVNYAALRFTSQIEELGRRVIRMLRQNGPFLVLHLRYEMDMLAFSGCTQGCTEEEADELTRMRYAYPWWKEKVINSDLKRKDGLCPLTPEETALVLRALDFDQSIPIYIAAGEIYGGKRRMAALTAAYPNVVRKETLLEPSDLRFFQNHSSQMAALDYLVSLESDVFVPTYDGNMAKVVEGHRRFLGFRKTILLDRKLLVELIDLYSNGSLGWDEFSSSVKATHVNRMGKPARRVVIPNRPKEEDYFFANPQECLRQPDERWSL